In Lates calcarifer isolate ASB-BC8 linkage group LG15, TLL_Latcal_v3, whole genome shotgun sequence, one genomic interval encodes:
- the LOC127143317 gene encoding clathrin coat assembly protein AP180, which produces MSGQTLTDRIAAAQYSLTGSEVSRAVCKATTHEQTAPKKKHLEYLIQATQESNVNVPQMADTLMERAGNASWVVVFKALITTHHLMVHGNERFLQFLASRNTLFNLSNFLDKTGSHGYDMSTFIRRYSRYLNEKAFAYRQMAFDFGRVKKGAEGVMRTMSVEKLLKGMPTLQSQIDALLDFDVHPQELNNGVINACFLLLFKDLIKLYACYNDGIINLLEKFFQMKRSQCKDGLEIYKRFLTRMTRVSEFFKIAEQVGIDKNDIPELTQAPESLLESLETHLNTLEGKKP; this is translated from the exons ATGTCGGGTCAGACGCTGACGGACCGCATCGCCGCGGCGCAGTACAGCCTGACGGGATCCGAGGTGTCCCGAGCTGTGTGTAAAGCCACCACACATGAACAGACAGCTCCAAAGAAAAAGCACCTGGAAT ACCTGATCCAGGCCACCCAGGAGTCCAATGTCAACGTCCCCCAGATGGCCGACACGCTGATGGAGAGGGCCGGCAATGCCAGCTGGGTGGTGGTTTTCAAAGCCCTGATCACCACACACCACCTCATGGTGCATGGCAATGAG AGATTCCTGCAGTTCCTGGCATCCAGAAACACCTTGTTCAACCTTAGCAACTTCCTGGACAAAACAGGCTCCCATG GTTATGACATGTCCACATTTATCAGACGCTACAGCCGCTATCTCAATGAGAAGGCCTTCGCCTACAGACAGATGGCTTTCGACTTTGGCCGAGTCAAGAAAGG agCTGAGGGAGTGATGAGGACTATGTCGGTAGAGAAGCTGTTGAAAGGAATGCCCACCCTGCAGAGCCAGATCGACGCACTGCTGGATTTTGAT GTGCATCCACAGGAACTGAACAATGGAGTGATAAATGCCTGCTTTCTCCTACTCTTCAAAGATCTGATCAAGTTATATGCCTGCTACAATGATGGCATCATTAACCTGCTAG AAAAGTTTTTCCAGATGAAGAGAAGCCAGTGTAAAGATGGGCTGGAGATCTATAAGAGATTCCTGACACGAATGACTCGGGTTTCTGAGTTCTTCAAAATAGCTGAG CAAGTGGGAATAGACAAAAATGACATACCTGAACTCACTCAG GCCCCAGAAAGCCTTCTGGAGTCCCTGGAGACCCATCTCAACACTCTGGAGGGGAAGAAGCCGTAA